TTATTGTTACTAAGTTCCATAAGTATTTTAGACATTAATCCCATGTTGGATTTAGatatttcaaatatcttttaCCAGTTCGTCATCTATTTGTTAACTTTGTCTACAGTGTCTGTTAAAAGACACCgaggcatattaaaatttttaagagtttaatTGAGGAAAAATTGATTCCAATCAGGAAGCGCCAAACTAGAAGTGGTTAGGAAAGCTTCACCAACAAGAGCTCTGGGAGAGGCTTTTATAGAAAAAAGGTGGAAGAAAAGTAAGGAAATTAATTATTGACTGGCTACAGTTTAAAGCCTAGTTAGCTGCTTGTGATTGGTTGCCTttagcattttgattttttataggcttaaatttttgtttgcttaCGTAGGTCGCCATAGCATTAGCGCCACATCAGTCTAATggtctccttatttttttttttttttgtggtatgcgggcctctctctgttgtggcctctcccgctgcggagcacaggctccggacgcgcaggcccagcggccacggctcacgggcccagccgctccgcggcatgtgggatcctcccggaccggggcacgaacccgtatcccctgcatcgtcaggcggactctcaaccactgcgccaccagggaagccctggtctcctTATTTTGTTAGAGATCCCCAACAGGTCGGTGACCCCTCAATGGGTCCTTTGCCTGTAGTTGCAAATGCCAATCAAATGAACCCGGGTTTGGTATAGCAGAGCAGAAACTTTATTCATTGATCAAGGAATGGTGGAGAGCTTGTGCTCTAAATATACCTTCTCCCCCAGGGGAGGAGAGTAAAGGAGTTTCAAGTGGTTAGGAGGCAGGGACATAATCAAGGCTCTAGGAAATGGAGGGAGATTTTCAGGGGCAACTGGGGCATGTGCAGTCTTCCACACTTCTTTGCATACTGCATGGATTGTGCCTAGCAAAGTGCAAGTTTCCCCACTGGGTGGAGAGTTTAGCATAGTAATGAAGCAAAAGTAACTTTTGGACACTGCCAGGTTTCATCTGCGCAGAAACATTTCTGTGGTGAAGTCAGAGCCGGTTCAGGTTGGTTGACCACTGCACGTTTCTGGAATTacagctgtaaaacatctttgttTTACATCTTTGACAAATACCAAGTGCTTTGAAATAAGCAAAGAGATCAAGGCAAGGATCCTTTAGCTCTTAGGGGCAGGTATGGGTAACAGTTTAAATAATTTAGCATGTCCTTTGTAAATCCTCAAGCCtttattttcatgtaattaaCTTCATCAATTTTTTTACTTACAATTTGTTCTTTTGCAATGCCGTCAAACAggcttttccccccttggtataaAGATAATCTCCTCTACTATCTtctattaatttcttagtttgacctttcacatttagatgtggaatttaattttttccagtttattttcttttccccattgatttgTTGAACTGTGTTTATAGTATACTACATTTCCAAGCGATGTCCACGTTGTCAGTTCAAGAAGCACTCTTTGAGTAGCAAGATAACGGAACAATGGGAGTGGACGTCTAGTTGAAAGAATAGTGGACATGGGTGACTTCAGGAGAATGTAAGGGCAAGATGTTGTATTATTAAACATATCAATGCAGAATGAAGTAAAAATCATGCTAATTAGTAGTTTTTAGATGACGAAATGGGGATGATCTTAGTATCTTCGAAAATACACACATAGAAATTACTCCTACACGGCACCAGTTCACAGACACACCTCAGGATTCCCTGAGCTAAATCTCTGAAATACAGAAACAAACCTCGGTTAGGTTATACTGAAAGTTTGATTACCCAAAATATCTATCCCTAGGCAGTTATTTTACGAAGGCCTGTTAGTCCTGCTTCAAAAAAATAAGTTCATTCTTTCTCCAACAATCCTCTGCAGAAAAAAGCGCAATGGTTATGGGCATTATATTGCATATAACGTAGGCACCAGTTTACTTGTCTACTTAGGTAGATAGGTGTTAACTGAATTTGAGAAATGACGAGGAAAAAGCATTTTTCTAACGGGTATATTTGCCCTGTGACTGGACAATTCATACTGAAATCAAATCAGTTGGAGAGGAAGCTATAAATACCAACTAGCTGAGGATTTAAAGCGTGTGGGGTGAGGTATGAGTagcagaggaattttttttttcaaaatttgtgaATTGGATTGTTCAAAGTGAAGGGGGGTGGAGAGGACAATAAAAAGGCAGATAATGCTGAGCATAAAATACTGGGAACTAATCTGATAGTCAAGAGGAACTGGCTTTCGctagtggtttctcttgtttggCGTGGACAAGTCATTTCACCTTCTCGGGCTTCAGTTTTCGACATTCGTGGTGGGTGCAGGGTTGAAATATCTCTGAGTAGCCTTACTACTTTCATCCTTCGTGGTTCCTCCCCAAGTCGATTTACAAACCCGCAACGCTTTCATCTCCCCTCTCTGCGCCTGCGCCGAAGAGGCGCTCTCGCGttattggcttcattttgcctCTTCTGCGCACGcgcctttttctccctttttattccttcctctccttcccccccccACACCGAATTGTCAGAGGGAGGTAGGACTTCCTGTTCTTTTCACAGCGACTGACGGAAGTGATTGCGGGCTAATCGGCGGCGTTTGCGGAGGTTGGAGAGTTTAGGGTGTCTGTACTAGTTGCTGCTTTTGGCGCGAAAAATGCCGGGTCTGGCGGCCGCAAGCCCTGCCCCATCTGAGTCGCAGGAGAAGAAGCCTCTGAAGCCCTGCTGCGCCTGCCCGGAGACCAAGAAGGCGCGCGATGCGTGGTCAGTGCGCAGTTAGGGAGGGGGCGGCCGGCAGGCTCCGCGCGCTGCGTTCGGGCGCCTCTGCCCCGCTTGGAGCTAGTCGTGGCCCTCGCTTTGTCGTGCGGCGCTCTTGAGGGTTGTAGAGCCCTGTAGGCTTCGCAGTCAGCTGTCTGTAGACTGAGCCTATAGCTCAGACTGGGGAAACATGAGGGGAATGAGGGGATTGGAGAGAGATCGGACTGACCCGGGCACGCTTCgtccgttctttttttttttcacggtacgcgggcctctactgttgtggcctctcccgttgcggagcacaggctccggacgcgcaggctcagcggccatggctcacgggcccagccgctccgcgtcatgtgggatcttcccggaccggggcacgaacccgtgtcccctgcatcggcaggcagactctcaaccactgcgccaccaggaaggcccCGTCCGTTCATTTTTTACTGCAAAGGGTTTCTGAGCATCTGTTATAGGTCAAACACTGCCTTAGGTCCGAAGACGTAGAAACGGGAAAAGATGCTACTTGATTTAAAGGAGCTTAAAGTTAATGGGGCATTAAAGTTAATGATTGCTGTACCAGGTTTGGCAGTATCAAAGAGTAAGTTTTCTGGTAATTTCTTCCAAAATTTAGACATCGTAGGACACAGGACAGGGTACGTTTCTTAACAGTAGGGAATATCCCCTTAACCCCACCCCTTTTAGGTAGATGATTTAAAAATCAACCAGGCTATGACATAGATGACATTATAGTGTTGAGAATAGTACATCTACAATACCATCAACCCGcaaaaggttttgtttgttcttattgtaTACAGCTATTGTATACAGCAAGGACCCCCAACCGGGCTGCAAGCAAAACAGGAGCCACGGGGGAGGGAAGCTTCCTCTGCCGCTTCGCAGCTCCCCATTGCTCTCATTACAGCCTGAACCAACagctacccacccacccccccgaccctgtggaaaaattgtcttccacaaaactggtccctggtgccaaaaaggttggagacCGCTGGTATACAGCCTCTATTGTGGAACAAATCTCAGAAGAAATCTTCAGATAATGTGAATGTACACCTCTCCAGCCCCTTTTTGTCCTCGCATAGAAAGTAAAGAGATCATAAGTGGCATAGAGGGGGAATAAAGTTGTAGGAGCTCAGTGCTTTTTATTGATACTCAATACTTTGCAAATAATACTGTGAAGGGAGAATTGAAAGACTACTTTGATCGGTAACTATACTTACACACTTTAACAGTAAGTATTAGTGAACCTTCAGATATTATTGTATCATGATTAAGAGTCTGGGATCCAGTGTCAGGGTTTGAATTCTGGTCCACCaaccagctttgtgaccttgagcaaattatttaacatatctgcctcatatctgtaaaatgggcctaatAAAAGTATCTGCCTCCAGGATTACTGTGCTATCAGCCACAtcaagtgcctagcacagtatTTACAGCATTCAGTAAACAATCAGGGAGGGCTAGCTATTAGTTTCATA
This genomic window from Kogia breviceps isolate mKogBre1 chromosome 5, mKogBre1 haplotype 1, whole genome shotgun sequence contains:
- the COX17 gene encoding cytochrome c oxidase copper chaperone, producing the protein MPGLAAASPAPSESQEKKPLKPCCACPETKKARDACIIEKGEENCGHLIEAHKECMKALGFKI